One genomic segment of Rivularia sp. PCC 7116 includes these proteins:
- a CDS encoding glucose 1-dehydrogenase encodes MSQNMNGKVAIVTGGSSGIGRACAIAFAKAGAKVVVAARREAEGEETVRQIEAAGSQGIFVKTDVTVTAEIENLVNKTLETYNRLDYACNNAGFGKSIPLLERSESEWDAETDVNLKAVWLCLKYQIPAMLQTGGGAIVNTASMGGAVVGVPGLSSYNAAKAGVFGLTKSASVEFAEQGIRINAISPGLIDTDILSNVSEEVLQQMIDTIPMKRAGKAEEIANAVVWLCSDGASYITGQNLIIDGGFTVQ; translated from the coding sequence ATGTCACAAAATATGAACGGAAAAGTTGCAATTGTAACCGGAGGTAGTTCCGGAATTGGTAGAGCCTGCGCGATCGCCTTTGCAAAAGCTGGTGCGAAGGTGGTTGTAGCCGCTAGACGAGAAGCTGAAGGTGAGGAAACAGTTCGTCAAATTGAGGCTGCTGGTAGTCAAGGTATATTCGTCAAAACAGATGTAACTGTGACTGCCGAAATTGAAAACTTAGTAAACAAAACTTTAGAGACATACAATCGCCTTGATTACGCTTGCAATAATGCAGGTTTTGGTAAATCAATACCGCTACTCGAACGCTCCGAATCCGAATGGGATGCTGAAACCGACGTAAATCTCAAAGCTGTATGGTTATGTCTCAAATATCAGATTCCGGCAATGCTGCAAACTGGAGGAGGTGCAATAGTTAACACGGCATCAATGGGTGGTGCTGTAGTTGGCGTTCCCGGACTTTCTAGTTACAACGCTGCCAAGGCTGGAGTTTTCGGGTTAACTAAGTCGGCATCTGTAGAATTTGCAGAGCAGGGAATTCGCATAAATGCTATCAGCCCTGGATTAATTGATACCGATATTCTTTCAAATGTATCGGAAGAAGTTCTTCAACAAATGATTGATACTATTCCAATGAAACGAGCCGGTAAAGCAGAAGAAATAGCCAATGCTGTTGTGTGGTTATGTTCCGATGGTGCTTCCTATATTACCGGACAAAATCTAATAATTGATGGTGGTTTTACGGTTCAATAG
- a CDS encoding nuclear transport factor 2 family protein: protein MELTATHQQNLQAAKDFMATLATGDMDKLMYFWADDGVLEFPFHPPGAVERVEGKSNIAEYFNGTTGKKKPQQYVMQLSNRQK from the coding sequence ATGGAATTAACTGCAACCCATCAACAAAACCTTCAAGCAGCTAAAGATTTTATGGCAACTTTGGCTACAGGAGATATGGATAAGCTGATGTATTTTTGGGCTGATGATGGAGTATTAGAGTTTCCTTTTCACCCTCCAGGTGCGGTTGAGCGGGTTGAAGGTAAGTCGAATATAGCTGAATATTTTAACGGTACGACTGGTAAGAAAAAACCACAGCAGTACGTTATGCAATTGAGCAACCGCCAGAAGTAG
- a CDS encoding PAP/fibrillin family protein: MNQTSTLKEKLQSLLDKITSKDDSPVTNLTLDQSLVEEIEQLTTEVEEVNPNSQPLLNAINLLNGKWLLQYSTAREIRSLSSLPLGLKIGKVYQEIDVATKSFSNLAFVKHPLGLVSGSVKVTATFEPAEDETNKRINVQFDKRYLAIDNIIGIQTPKLNPFKVVQANNPQSRIPTLDVTYLDETLRIGRGGDGSLFILKRA, encoded by the coding sequence TTGAATCAGACATCAACACTAAAAGAAAAGTTACAATCTCTCTTAGATAAAATTACCTCTAAGGATGATTCCCCTGTAACCAATTTAACTTTAGATCAAAGCCTAGTTGAAGAAATTGAGCAGTTAACAACAGAAGTGGAAGAAGTTAATCCCAATTCTCAACCGTTACTCAATGCAATTAATTTATTAAATGGAAAATGGTTATTACAATACTCAACAGCAAGAGAAATTCGTTCTTTATCTTCCCTACCGTTAGGCTTAAAAATTGGTAAAGTTTATCAAGAAATTGACGTTGCTACCAAATCGTTTTCTAATCTAGCTTTTGTTAAACATCCTTTAGGATTAGTATCCGGAAGCGTAAAAGTAACGGCAACTTTTGAACCAGCAGAAGATGAAACCAATAAACGCATCAACGTACAATTTGACAAAAGATATCTTGCAATTGATAACATTATCGGTATTCAAACCCCCAAACTCAATCCATTTAAAGTTGTTCAAGCTAATAATCCTCAAAGTAGAATTCCTACGCTTGACGTTACCTACTTAGATGAAACTTTGAGAATTGGTAGAGGAGGAGATGGAAGTTTATTTATTTTGAAACGTGCTTAA
- a CDS encoding helix-turn-helix domain-containing protein, whose product MTILDKEANISQQIWNKTLQIDGVKITNSYIPQRYFSEHSTPQIKIAVPIGDSLIKVRSETATGKQKTLSIIQEQVSIIPPYLDREIFWEKESELLAIYLDTKIITNAADEYRGSNLEIIENWTAEDALIRQLGLTLRSELQTDNFDLLYLESLVNFLSVHLIKNYSSQQKPLKQFQGGLAKHKLRTIVDYINENLHQEISLNELAKLAQISPYHFTRQFKKSTTLPPHQYIIRTRVERAKQLLLQGDLTIVQVAHIVGFSHQSHLNRHFKRLVGVTPKVFVKQSK is encoded by the coding sequence GTGACAATTTTAGACAAAGAAGCCAATATCTCACAACAGATATGGAATAAAACGCTACAAATTGATGGCGTAAAAATTACTAATTCTTATATACCTCAAAGATATTTTTCGGAACACAGTACACCACAAATAAAAATTGCTGTACCTATAGGTGATTCTTTAATTAAAGTACGTTCTGAAACTGCAACTGGTAAACAAAAAACTTTATCTATCATTCAAGAACAGGTATCAATTATTCCACCTTATTTAGACAGAGAGATTTTTTGGGAAAAAGAATCGGAGCTACTTGCAATTTATTTAGATACAAAAATTATTACTAATGCAGCTGATGAATACCGTGGTAGTAATTTAGAAATTATTGAAAACTGGACGGCAGAAGATGCATTAATTCGACAGTTGGGTTTGACTTTGCGCTCGGAATTGCAAACGGATAATTTTGACTTGTTATATCTAGAATCATTGGTAAATTTTTTATCTGTACATTTAATCAAAAACTATTCTAGCCAACAAAAACCTTTGAAACAATTTCAAGGTGGGTTAGCGAAACACAAACTTAGAACAATAGTTGATTATATCAATGAAAATTTACATCAAGAAATAAGCTTAAACGAATTGGCAAAACTAGCACAAATTAGCCCATATCATTTTACTCGTCAATTCAAAAAGTCTACTACTTTGCCACCTCATCAATATATTATTCGTACTCGTGTAGAGCGTGCTAAACAATTGCTATTACAAGGTGATTTAACAATTGTTCAAGTTGCCCATATTGTCGGTTTTTCTCATCAGAGTCACCTTAACCGACATTTCAAGCGCTTAGTGGGAGTTACTCCGAAAGTATTTGTCAAACAAAGCAAATAA
- the sufU gene encoding Fe-S cluster assembly sulfur transfer protein SufU — MNTNQRQHYQQIILSHARKPQHKGKTNPIHRQNQGENPYCGDKVELTLMLNETETKIEDIKFEGAGCALCLASADLMAGAVKGKDVSAALLMVEDFRKMVMGESTLKPPLEKLNIMQSVSQFPMRVKCVTLAWHTLKGALIAEKSDEKQL, encoded by the coding sequence ATGAATACCAATCAACGACAGCACTACCAACAAATAATTTTATCTCACGCGAGAAAACCGCAACACAAAGGTAAAACTAATCCCATACATCGCCAAAATCAAGGTGAAAATCCTTACTGCGGGGATAAAGTTGAATTGACGTTAATGCTGAATGAAACAGAAACAAAAATAGAAGATATTAAATTTGAAGGTGCGGGGTGTGCTTTATGTTTAGCTTCTGCTGATTTAATGGCAGGTGCTGTTAAAGGTAAAGATGTATCAGCAGCGCTATTAATGGTAGAAGATTTTCGTAAAATGGTGATGGGAGAAAGTACCTTAAAACCACCTTTAGAAAAACTCAATATTATGCAAAGCGTTTCTCAATTCCCGATGCGGGTTAAATGCGTTACATTGGCTTGGCATACTTTGAAAGGTGCTTTGATTGCGGAAAAGTCTGATGAAAAACAACTTTAA
- a CDS encoding MBOAT family protein produces MLFNSLEFIFLFLPIALLIFFQIGKFGSYRFAIVFLVAASLAFYGWWNPPYLLLLVFSLIFNFFIGSALSDKIKINFSNKLLLTLGIIVNLGLIGYFKYANFFVSSINSFTGTNFNIETIILPLAISFFTFQQIAYLVDAYKGETKEYNFLDYCLFVTFFPQLIAGPIVHHKEVMPQFADKSTYRFNPENMAVGITIFSLGLFKKVVFADNIAVYATPIFKAASEGVAPTLFEAWIAALAYTLQLYFDFSGYSDMAIGISRMFGIKLPINFNSPYKAISISDFWRRWHITLSNFLRDYLYITLGGSRQGEIRRNANLLITMLLGGLWHGAGWTFVFWGGLHGTYLIINHQYRSLRKRLGHDLKNTNWFDRGCGWLLTFVAVVVGWVFFRAESIDTALVILKGMIGLNGVSVAESLSGKLGFLQNWNIQANGWLPIIGGKLTDIVLFINFLLIITWFTPNTQQWMIKFNTTLEQDAMNKDEKHQNSVLEKLAWQPNISFSIIFGTIFFIAIKLILEAPKSEFLYFNF; encoded by the coding sequence ATGCTGTTTAACTCTTTAGAATTCATATTTTTATTTCTGCCAATTGCTCTCCTAATATTTTTTCAAATTGGAAAATTTGGAAGCTATCGATTTGCAATAGTCTTTCTTGTAGCTGCGTCTTTAGCCTTCTACGGTTGGTGGAACCCGCCTTATTTACTGTTACTAGTTTTTTCTCTAATATTTAACTTCTTTATAGGTTCGGCTTTAAGTGATAAAATCAAAATAAATTTTAGTAATAAATTACTGCTAACTTTAGGAATTATTGTCAACCTTGGTTTAATTGGTTATTTCAAGTACGCTAACTTCTTTGTATCTAGCATTAATAGTTTTACTGGTACTAATTTCAATATTGAAACTATTATCCTTCCTCTGGCAATATCATTCTTTACCTTTCAGCAAATTGCTTATCTGGTAGATGCTTATAAAGGAGAAACCAAAGAATATAATTTTCTAGACTATTGCCTTTTCGTCACCTTTTTCCCACAATTAATTGCTGGTCCAATTGTACACCATAAAGAGGTGATGCCTCAATTTGCGGATAAATCAACCTATCGGTTTAACCCTGAAAATATGGCGGTGGGAATTACTATTTTTAGCTTAGGATTATTCAAAAAGGTTGTATTTGCAGACAATATAGCAGTTTACGCTACTCCAATATTTAAAGCTGCATCAGAAGGTGTAGCACCGACTTTATTTGAAGCTTGGATTGCTGCTTTAGCCTATACATTACAACTTTATTTTGATTTTTCAGGCTATTCAGATATGGCGATTGGTATATCTAGGATGTTTGGAATCAAGTTACCAATTAACTTTAACTCTCCTTATAAAGCTATTAGTATTAGCGACTTTTGGCGCAGATGGCATATTACTCTGTCGAACTTTTTACGAGACTATCTTTATATTACTCTTGGTGGTAGCCGTCAAGGTGAAATTCGTCGCAATGCTAACTTATTAATTACCATGCTCTTGGGTGGGTTGTGGCATGGTGCTGGCTGGACTTTTGTTTTCTGGGGTGGGTTGCACGGAACTTATTTGATTATTAATCATCAATATCGTTCGTTACGGAAGCGTTTAGGACATGATTTAAAGAATACTAATTGGTTTGATAGAGGTTGTGGTTGGTTATTAACCTTTGTTGCGGTTGTCGTTGGTTGGGTATTTTTCCGTGCTGAAAGTATAGATACTGCTTTGGTTATTTTGAAGGGAATGATTGGTTTGAATGGGGTGTCTGTAGCTGAATCTTTATCAGGTAAATTGGGATTTTTACAAAATTGGAATATTCAAGCTAATGGATGGCTGCCAATTATTGGAGGCAAATTAACAGATATTGTTTTATTCATAAATTTCTTATTAATAATTACTTGGTTTACACCAAACACTCAACAGTGGATGATTAAATTTAATACGACTCTTGAACAGGATGCAATGAACAAAGATGAAAAGCATCAGAATAGTGTTTTGGAAAAATTAGCTTGGCAACCAAATATAAGCTTTTCCATCATATTTGGTACTATTTTTTTCATAGCTATAAAATTAATTTTAGAGGCTCCTAAAAGTGAATTCTTATATTTTAACTTCTAA